In Deltaproteobacteria bacterium, the sequence GCGATCGTGCCGTGGAAGGTCTTCTGCGACGAATCGGGCCGCACCGGCGCGTGCGTGCGCACGGTGACGCGCGCACCGAGCTGACGCTCGAAGTGGCTGCGTCGCGCGAGCGGTCGCTCGACCCCGGGCGACGAGACCTCGAGGACGTACGGCGTCGCCAGCAGTGCGCGCAGCGACTCGGACGCGGGATCGTGCTCGGCGGCGTCGAGCCCGTTGCCGATGATCGGGGACAGCCGTGCGCAGTCGTCGAGCGTCATGCCGCCTGGATGATCGATGAAGAGACGCACCACGCGGGGGCGTGCGGTCGCGGCCCACTCGAGCAGCACGAGCTCGTAGCCCATCGTGCGCACCAGCGGCTCCACCACCGCCTCGAGCACGCGCACCGCCGCCGCAGCCGCCCGCCATGCCGGCACCGAGGGCGAGTCCTCGGTCTCACCGCGCGCGTCCGCGTCGGCGTCGTCGCCCTGCGGATCGAGTCGCTCGTGGCGCTCGGCGTCGGTGTTCGGGTGGTCTGTCGACATGGGTGGGATGGACGTGGGTCTCGGATCGAGGCGCGGATTTCTCGGTACAAAAAGAGCGGTCACCCGAGGGCGCCCACTCTCGTGCTTCGCGCGCCTGTTTCGGGCCCTTCGATAGCACAGCGCAGATCGGTCCGCAATCGGCCCTAAAGCGACGGGATCGACGGCGGTGGGGTGCTCGCGGCCTGGCTCGGGCGGCCACCGCACGCGCGGCGGCGTCCGCCCGCCCAGGGCAGCCCCGTCTGCAGCCGCGGTGACGCGCGCCTCCCGAGAACGCGGGTTCACCCGTTGCGACGCCTTCGCGACGCACCGATGCTACCTTCGTGGTGCCGGCGGCCTGCGGCGCGACCGGCCCCCTGCAAG encodes:
- a CDS encoding ribosome maturation factor RimP, giving the protein MSTDHPNTDAERHERLDPQGDDADADARGETEDSPSVPAWRAAAAAVRVLEAVVEPLVRTMGYELVLLEWAATARPRVVRLFIDHPGGMTLDDCARLSPIIGNGLDAAEHDPASESLRALLATPYVLEVSSPGVERPLARRSHFERQLGARVTVRTHAPVRPDSSQKTFHGTIAGVRPDPSQPEDDREGIALVADEDGTCVHEISLSLIRRAHLVWTPDPGPTRAPRSKRPSPEKAV